A window of Tautonia plasticadhaerens contains these coding sequences:
- a CDS encoding alpha/beta fold hydrolase: MDRRQAIRAAGILMAQAAVGKVATGQDFGALLEDFGKDILRQQLTPENIQRTLKPHLTGETVPIQTADGWTLVAHRFRPATGVRPGTMPVILCHGLSYNAQFWDISPEVSLPNFLAERGWDVWVVNLRGSGLSSKWVAKLDAAPTMVVGGLIRRATNNKIAPTGYATLDPKFARWNLDDHINYDLPALVHLVRSHTRAPEVAWVGHSMGGIIPLCHLARYQNPGIGRLVTVGSQVTMPDGQLATQFLMELIALRNGQLAGQILPEELLIDSKTSIDNMFFNQGHVSPQVYRALTHDGIDVPSIGLLQQYLVLAARKELLDAGKTLSYASMLPNVQVPILVSCGASDQLAPPQVQQTIYERVGSTDKTLLPFGRAQGFAADAGHSDALVGLTSRQQVYPTIENWLLGAR, from the coding sequence ATGGACCGGCGACAGGCGATCCGGGCGGCGGGCATCCTGATGGCCCAGGCCGCCGTCGGCAAGGTAGCGACGGGCCAGGACTTCGGCGCCCTGCTCGAGGACTTCGGCAAGGACATCCTCCGCCAGCAGCTCACCCCCGAGAACATCCAGCGGACCCTCAAGCCCCACCTCACCGGCGAGACGGTCCCCATCCAGACGGCCGACGGCTGGACGCTGGTCGCCCACCGCTTCCGCCCCGCCACCGGCGTGAGGCCCGGCACCATGCCGGTCATCCTCTGCCACGGCCTCAGCTACAACGCCCAGTTCTGGGACATCAGTCCCGAGGTCTCCCTCCCCAACTTCCTCGCCGAGCGCGGCTGGGACGTCTGGGTGGTCAACCTCCGGGGCTCGGGGCTCTCGTCCAAGTGGGTCGCCAAGCTCGACGCCGCCCCCACCATGGTCGTCGGCGGCCTGATCCGCCGGGCGACCAACAACAAGATCGCCCCCACCGGCTACGCCACGCTCGACCCCAAGTTCGCCCGCTGGAACCTCGACGACCACATCAACTACGACCTGCCCGCGCTGGTCCACCTCGTCCGGTCCCACACCCGGGCCCCCGAGGTCGCCTGGGTCGGCCACTCGATGGGGGGCATCATCCCCCTCTGCCACCTGGCCCGGTACCAGAACCCCGGCATCGGCCGGCTGGTCACGGTCGGCTCGCAGGTGACGATGCCCGACGGCCAGCTCGCCACCCAGTTCCTCATGGAGCTGATCGCGCTCCGCAACGGCCAGCTCGCCGGGCAGATCCTCCCCGAAGAATTGCTGATCGACTCCAAGACCAGCATCGACAACATGTTCTTCAACCAGGGGCACGTCTCCCCCCAGGTCTACCGGGCCCTGACCCACGACGGCATCGACGTGCCCTCGATCGGCCTCCTGCAGCAGTACCTCGTCCTGGCCGCCCGCAAGGAGCTGCTCGACGCCGGCAAGACGCTCAGCTACGCCTCGATGCTGCCCAACGTCCAGGTCCCGATCCTCGTCTCCTGCGGCGCCTCCGACCAGCTCGCCCCCCCCCAGGTCCAGCAGACGATCTACGAGCGGGTCGGCTCGACCGACAAGACCCTGCTCCCCTTCGGCCGGGCCCAGGGCTTCGCCGCCGACGCCGGGCACTCCGACGCCCTCGTCGGCCTCACCAGCCGCCAGCAGGTCTACCCCACGATCGAGAACTGGCTGCTCGGCGCCCGCTGA